CGTGATTTCCTCGGTGACGCGTCGCCCCGCCTGATGTTGCGCCCGGAGCACCGCCGTCAGGTCGGTCAGCTTCCCGGCTTTCTCGAAGCGCGGGAAGAGATGCTCCTCCTCCAGTTTCTCGTGATAGTCCTCGATGAAGGTCCGGATGATCGTCGCCCCGTCGCGGACGGAGTCGGGGGGGAGGTCCCGCCGGCCCTCGATGCGGCGCACCGCCTCCTCGTAGACGAGCATCACGCGCTTCAGCACGCCATGCTCGCGCATGAGATCTTCAGGCGGGGCGACGCCCTCTTCTTCTTCCTTTTCTTGGTCGGCAGGCTTCGTCGTCCGGGCTGGACTGCCCGGCGGCTTGTTCCCGGCCATGGCCAGGAAGCCGAGTCCTGCGAGTCCACCGGCGTGCAGGAAGGTGCGTCGACTCGCAGTGGCACCCGACGTAGGCTCACGGTTCACGTTGCCACCTCCTTGGCGAACCTGAAGGATGATGTTCGCGTGACCGAGATACTACGCCCGTTGCGACCGATTGCCGATGATGCGATCCGGAGGGGGACTGCAGATCAGGGGTGCTTCCCAGGAGAGGACTGGACGATGTCGGGCGGGGCCGGAGCGGTCGGGCGCGGCGCCCAGCCATCCTGGGCCGCCCAGGGGAATTCATCGCCGCTGCCGCCGAACTGGTAAGCTGAATCGAGGATCCCGTCGCCGGCGGCGTCGGGAGATTTCCAGTTGTCCCAGAAGTTCCCGCCGATGGGAGCCTGCTTGCTGAAGGCGTCGGCGGTGCTGCGACGTCCGGTGACCATGGCTTGTGTCCGGTTGCCGAGGAAGTTGTTGTTGTAGACCTCGTTCCCCCCGCCGTCATAGGGCTCCCCGTCGGGATAGGAGAGCCAGATGCCGCGCGAGTTCCCCGACACGGTGTTGTTGGTGAAGCGGTTGCCGCTGGACTGCATTACCAGGATGCCGGCCCCA
This genomic stretch from Candidatus Polarisedimenticolia bacterium harbors:
- a CDS encoding hemerythrin domain-containing protein, which codes for MNREPTSGATASRRTFLHAGGLAGLGFLAMAGNKPPGSPARTTKPADQEKEEEEGVAPPEDLMREHGVLKRVMLVYEEAVRRIEGRRDLPPDSVRDGATIIRTFIEDYHEKLEEEHLFPRFEKAGKLTDLTAVLRAQHQAGRRVTEEITQLATAAGLKDASSAGRLKELMRQFVRMYGPHEAREDTVLFPALRSIVSPHEFAALGEDFEKKEHQLFGAEGFERMVDRVATIEKTLGIYDLGQFTPK